The Stenotrophomonas sp. NA06056 genome segment CCTCTGCTGATCGACTCGATCTGTGAACACGGGAGTTTACCGGTTGCAGCGTTCTGCTTGCGAGGCATTTCTGCGCCGCTCGGATCCTTATAATGTCCCCGTATCCTTGGAGTGAGCCTCATGGCCGTCAGCCTGACCCCCATCGCCTTCGAGCGCGTGCAGCGCTTTGTTGCCCAGACCCCCGGCGCGCTGGGCCTGCGTTTTGGCGTGACCAAGACCGGTTGCTCGGGCTGGGGCCACATCACCGACCTGGCCCGCGACGAGCGCGCGGACGACACCGTGTTCGAACAGGACGGGGTGAAGATCTACGTCGACGCCAAGAGCCTGGCCCTGGTGGACGGCACCGTGATCGACTTCGGCAAGCAGGGCCTGAGCGAGACCTTCACGTTCAGCAACCCCAATGCCA includes the following:
- a CDS encoding iron-sulfur cluster assembly accessory protein, giving the protein MAVSLTPIAFERVQRFVAQTPGALGLRFGVTKTGCSGWGHITDLARDERADDTVFEQDGVKIYVDAKSLALVDGTVIDFGKQGLSETFTFSNPNATAECGCGESFTTDADKA